The proteins below come from a single Gimesia alba genomic window:
- the hemB gene encoding porphobilinogen synthase, with amino-acid sequence MFPQVRMRRNRRTDWSRRLVSENQLSVNDLIWPLFIQDGANQKTEIPSMPGVQRLTIEHLIEAARSAAELKIPVIALFPATDPTKKTEGGEEAFNPDNLVCRAVRALKAENLNLGILCDVALDPYTSHGQDGLVKDGYVVNDETIEVLCRQAVVQAEAGCDIIAPSDMMDGRIGAIREALDEAGFQHVQIMAYAAKYASAFYGPFRDAVGSGTNLGTGDKRTYQMDPANSDEAMREVGLDINEGADMVMVKPGMPYLDIVRRVKAEFEIPTYAYQVSGEYAMISAAAQNGWLDRQRCILESLLCFKRAGADGILTYFAKEVAEILQAE; translated from the coding sequence ATGTTTCCTCAAGTTCGAATGAGGCGAAATCGCCGCACAGATTGGTCTCGACGGCTGGTTTCTGAAAACCAACTCTCTGTGAACGATTTAATCTGGCCTCTCTTTATACAGGACGGCGCGAATCAGAAAACTGAGATTCCCTCTATGCCGGGAGTTCAGCGTCTGACCATTGAACACCTGATCGAAGCAGCCCGGTCTGCTGCAGAACTGAAAATTCCCGTTATTGCTTTATTTCCGGCAACAGATCCCACTAAAAAAACCGAAGGAGGCGAAGAAGCATTCAACCCGGACAATCTGGTCTGTCGTGCTGTCCGTGCATTGAAGGCAGAAAATCTGAACCTGGGAATTCTCTGTGACGTCGCCCTCGACCCTTATACCAGTCATGGACAGGATGGTCTGGTAAAAGACGGGTATGTCGTCAACGATGAAACCATCGAAGTCCTCTGTCGGCAGGCTGTGGTTCAGGCGGAAGCCGGTTGCGATATTATTGCCCCTTCAGACATGATGGATGGTCGCATTGGTGCGATCCGGGAAGCCTTGGATGAAGCCGGTTTTCAGCATGTCCAGATCATGGCGTATGCTGCCAAATACGCATCTGCGTTTTACGGTCCGTTCCGCGATGCCGTGGGATCGGGCACCAATCTGGGAACCGGGGATAAACGGACCTACCAGATGGATCCCGCCAACAGCGATGAAGCGATGCGCGAAGTCGGCCTGGATATCAACGAAGGGGCCGATATGGTGATGGTCAAGCCCGGGATGCCTTACCTCGATATTGTCCGGCGCGTCAAAGCCGAATTTGAAATTCCCACGTACGCCTATCAGGTAAGTGGCGAATATGCCATGATTTCGGCCGCAGCCCAGAACGGCTGGCTGGATCGCCAGCGCTGCATCCTGGAAAGCCTGCTTTGCTTCAAAAGAGCCGGCGCGGATGGGATATTAACCTATTTTGCTAAGGAAGTTGCGGAAATACTGCAGGCAGAATAG
- a CDS encoding outer membrane protein assembly factor BamB family protein yields MRRMNMVLVGSVMLFFTASLANAGDWAHWRGPEHNGISRETNLVDVWSLDGKNILWTSDIGGRSAPIVLDGRVYLNCRTHHDVTDPKDKINAQEQVVCWDAKTGKVLWKDVFNVFQTDIPSPRVGWASMAGDTETGNVFVHSVSGLFRCYSPEGKVLWETSLAEDYGKISGYGGRTQTPIVDENRVIVSFLQLNWGKTAAPPPKQTYYAFDKKTGKLLWTAAPGGAPYDTNYSVPIVTVIDGTRMLIAGNADGGCYAMNARTGEKLWGFKMSKRGLNCSPVADGKYVYISHGEDNIDTVDFGRIQCIDGSLRGDITKTGSVWRVDGIKAGYASLLVKDGILYAVADTGRMYAYDSKNGKELWTYNLGTVGKGSPVWADGKLYVMEVNGNIHILKPSREKCEELSHVQLLARVDKGMDEIYASPAIADGRIYFVTRDRTICIGDEAQKPTSDPVPPLGKEKAKQDKIASIQLVPYEVAVGQGEKVDYEILAYDANGQFIKKVDAKITLGKGLEAAKVDGMSVTTPTDLKVPAAGTISVKVGDATAESRIRVFPPLPWKFDLEELKGKAVPPAWINAFLKLQPNKVDGTTALKASPGKGRPSANIWLGPSDMSQLAPNGYTVQADVFLKEQKRKLSSMGVTVNRYDLILKGNSSKLAIQSWAPHKRMAKEVRFRADPDVWYTMKLKVDVKDGQALVKGKVWPRDKPEPKEWTIEASDPHANLKGSPGLYLYRLADAYVDNIIVSEDK; encoded by the coding sequence ATGCGAAGAATGAACATGGTGCTTGTCGGCTCCGTTATGCTGTTTTTCACCGCCTCTCTTGCAAATGCAGGCGACTGGGCTCATTGGCGAGGCCCCGAGCATAATGGTATTTCCCGTGAAACCAATCTGGTTGATGTCTGGTCGCTTGACGGCAAAAACATACTTTGGACATCCGATATCGGCGGACGTTCAGCTCCGATTGTTTTAGACGGGCGCGTCTATTTGAATTGTCGCACACACCATGATGTGACAGACCCTAAAGATAAAATCAATGCCCAGGAACAGGTTGTCTGCTGGGATGCGAAAACAGGAAAAGTTCTCTGGAAAGATGTGTTTAACGTTTTCCAGACCGACATCCCCTCACCTCGCGTTGGCTGGGCCAGCATGGCCGGCGATACGGAAACCGGGAATGTATTCGTACATTCGGTCAGCGGCTTGTTCCGTTGCTACTCTCCTGAAGGGAAAGTGCTTTGGGAAACGTCATTGGCAGAAGACTATGGAAAGATCTCCGGTTATGGTGGGCGAACGCAAACTCCCATTGTTGATGAAAACCGGGTGATTGTCAGCTTCCTGCAACTGAACTGGGGCAAGACGGCTGCACCTCCTCCAAAACAGACTTACTATGCATTCGATAAGAAGACTGGAAAACTGCTCTGGACAGCAGCGCCCGGCGGTGCACCTTACGACACCAACTATTCCGTGCCAATCGTGACCGTGATTGATGGGACACGAATGCTGATCGCTGGAAACGCCGATGGTGGCTGCTACGCGATGAATGCCCGCACTGGTGAAAAGCTGTGGGGCTTCAAAATGTCCAAGCGCGGCCTGAACTGCTCTCCTGTCGCCGATGGGAAATACGTTTACATTTCACACGGGGAAGATAACATCGACACCGTCGACTTCGGTCGGATTCAATGCATCGATGGTTCACTCCGTGGTGATATCACCAAAACCGGCAGTGTCTGGCGTGTTGATGGGATCAAAGCCGGCTATGCCAGTCTGCTTGTCAAAGACGGGATTCTGTATGCCGTCGCGGACACCGGCCGGATGTATGCCTATGACAGCAAAAACGGCAAAGAACTCTGGACCTACAACCTGGGTACGGTTGGAAAAGGTTCTCCTGTCTGGGCGGATGGCAAACTGTATGTGATGGAAGTGAATGGTAATATTCATATCCTCAAACCAAGCCGCGAAAAATGTGAAGAGCTTTCACACGTCCAACTACTGGCCCGTGTTGATAAAGGCATGGACGAAATTTACGCGTCTCCGGCGATTGCCGACGGCCGCATTTATTTCGTCACTCGCGATAGAACCATCTGCATTGGCGATGAAGCCCAAAAACCGACCAGTGATCCTGTTCCGCCACTAGGAAAAGAAAAAGCAAAACAGGATAAAATCGCTTCGATTCAACTGGTCCCCTATGAAGTGGCTGTCGGTCAAGGAGAAAAAGTCGATTATGAGATTCTGGCTTATGATGCAAACGGCCAGTTTATCAAAAAGGTTGATGCCAAGATTACTCTTGGAAAAGGGCTCGAAGCTGCGAAAGTAGACGGAATGAGCGTAACGACGCCTACTGATTTGAAAGTACCGGCAGCGGGAACGATTTCAGTGAAGGTCGGCGATGCCACAGCGGAATCTCGTATCCGAGTCTTTCCTCCCCTGCCTTGGAAGTTTGATTTAGAAGAATTGAAAGGCAAGGCCGTTCCACCGGCGTGGATCAATGCCTTCTTGAAATTGCAACCCAACAAAGTGGATGGAACAACGGCTCTCAAAGCCAGCCCTGGTAAGGGACGTCCGAGCGCCAATATCTGGCTTGGTCCTTCTGACATGAGCCAGCTTGCCCCGAACGGATATACAGTTCAAGCTGATGTCTTTCTAAAAGAACAAAAGCGGAAACTGTCCAGCATGGGTGTGACCGTGAATCGTTACGACCTGATCCTGAAAGGGAACTCCAGTAAGCTGGCGATTCAAAGCTGGGCGCCGCACAAGCGAATGGCTAAGGAAGTTCGGTTCCGTGCTGATCCAGACGTCTGGTATACTATGAAGCTTAAGGTCGACGTCAAAGACGGTCAGGCTTTGGTAAAAGGT